In Halopseudomonas nanhaiensis, a single window of DNA contains:
- a CDS encoding PAS domain-containing protein, with the protein MAKPFVPLTGRLVMPFGILALAMFFLALALSGWHQREDRWAGQLAAQAELQRLAVLQSQQALKRQALMAAATLSEDEDTLRLVRRTAELAQREGLDSPRVATMRAALERDLSGFWNALQSSGANQLHLHLNPNVVSLLRMHRPESWGDSLAVNRPMLAETQRTGQARSGLEVGRFGLGMSGVVPIRATEADDTPVVATLEVGFGMLPELRQLDNELRAGLAVLLHQPTLAQNRSEHNSDGLAISEDGAWLLDSYSRDEALEWLQTDRLELSSERPSHQLLPAGEQHYLVSQFPMHDRVRGETPAVALILIWRDVTESLAEHQADQLQQMAKWVGAFLAATALLLLLLGMTRAAARRQTLEQTRHQQQALSALNDMAAEPSLELQTRLRNALRLGCEYLGLNVGIVSRIEDDDFLIFAQQSPEGSLQDGDRFDLGQTFCSLVIEQKDVLDLTRIGASEFRHHPCYHTFKAESYIGAPIIVDGQYFGTLSFSSTDPTRADFNDIDVEFMRLCSRWIGSTLTRAQAEQDREALIERFSRLTQHLPGMVYTFQRAVDGRVWFPYASDGIEEVYGITADQAARDGTLAIERIHPDDQQGIVDSIDQSAQSLSVWRGEYRVAHPRLGEIWVAGFASPQRLEEGDIVWYGFIGDVTARKHIELTLERERWRLASIIEGTNIGTGEWNIQTGECVFNERWAQSIGYRLHELEPITIESWRALVHPDDLAILQQRVAHHFNSPEEYFQARYRMRHKDGHWVWMLGRGRVVSHDESGQPLLMAGTHADISDEVRRTEEIRQARASLRAVIDASTEVAIITTDLDGIVTLFNSGAEKLLGYRPDEVIGKTTPERFHLPSEVERRAAALEQELGERLTGMDIFLAKVRAGRPETLPWTFIRKDGTQRLVNLTVTRMADEHNQPTGFLGIATDITELIQATRALQKSESRYRSMVDNLPGAVYRCQNDPDWTMQYLSEEIETITGYPSSDFIDNRVRSYSSIVHPDDLTITYGAQEQINQRGSFELSYRIVHAAGHEVWVREKGRGEFDSQGRLLWLGGFIWDATEQQRIEQMKSQFVSTVSHELRTPLTAVSGALSLLAGGALGEIPAPMQRLLDIAQRNSLNLNNLINDLLDMDKLTLGRMHFDMRVQPLAPLIEQALEANRSYAAPYQVSLQAGRIDAVSVNVDAQRLGQVLANYLSNAAKYSHEQGVVTVEAVIEGESVRVSVIDHGEGVPAAAQPLLFNKFIQADSSDTRRRGGTGLGLAISRELIERMGGRVGFLSTPGQGSTFWFTLPIEAVQVGLPDTQDDRSEPQ; encoded by the coding sequence ATGGCCAAACCTTTTGTGCCGCTCACGGGGCGTCTGGTGATGCCCTTCGGCATTCTCGCCCTCGCCATGTTCTTCCTTGCTCTGGCATTGTCAGGCTGGCATCAGCGCGAAGACCGCTGGGCCGGGCAACTGGCGGCCCAGGCCGAACTGCAGCGGCTCGCCGTGCTGCAGTCGCAGCAGGCGCTTAAGCGTCAGGCATTGATGGCGGCGGCAACGCTCTCGGAGGATGAAGACACGCTCAGACTGGTTCGCCGGACCGCTGAGCTTGCGCAGCGCGAGGGCCTGGACAGCCCACGGGTCGCCACCATGCGGGCCGCGCTGGAACGCGACCTTAGCGGCTTCTGGAATGCCCTGCAGTCCTCCGGTGCCAATCAGCTGCATCTGCACCTGAACCCCAACGTCGTCAGCCTTCTGCGTATGCACCGCCCGGAGAGCTGGGGAGACAGCCTTGCCGTGAACCGCCCGATGCTTGCCGAGACGCAGCGCACCGGTCAGGCACGCAGCGGGCTGGAAGTCGGCCGTTTCGGCCTGGGCATGAGTGGTGTCGTGCCCATCCGAGCGACCGAAGCGGACGACACACCGGTCGTCGCTACACTGGAAGTCGGCTTCGGCATGCTTCCCGAACTGCGCCAGCTCGACAACGAGCTACGGGCAGGCCTGGCAGTACTGCTGCATCAGCCGACGCTGGCGCAGAATCGCAGCGAGCATAACAGTGACGGCCTGGCTATCAGCGAGGATGGCGCCTGGCTGCTCGACAGCTACTCTCGGGACGAAGCGCTCGAGTGGCTGCAGACGGATCGGCTCGAACTGTCGTCCGAGCGTCCGAGTCACCAGCTGCTTCCTGCCGGCGAACAGCATTACCTGGTATCGCAGTTTCCCATGCACGATCGGGTGCGTGGGGAAACCCCGGCGGTCGCACTGATTCTGATCTGGCGTGATGTCACCGAAAGCCTGGCCGAGCATCAGGCTGACCAGTTGCAGCAGATGGCCAAATGGGTCGGCGCGTTCCTCGCTGCCACGGCCCTGCTGCTTCTGCTGCTCGGGATGACCCGCGCGGCAGCGCGACGGCAGACGCTCGAGCAGACGCGTCACCAGCAACAAGCTCTGAGTGCGCTCAACGACATGGCTGCCGAGCCTTCGTTGGAGCTGCAGACGCGGCTGCGCAATGCGCTGCGCCTGGGGTGCGAGTATCTCGGCCTGAATGTGGGGATCGTCAGCCGCATCGAGGATGACGACTTCCTGATCTTTGCCCAGCAAAGCCCCGAAGGGTCATTGCAGGATGGCGACCGGTTCGACCTCGGCCAGACGTTCTGCAGTCTGGTGATCGAGCAGAAGGACGTGCTGGATCTGACCCGTATCGGCGCGTCGGAATTCCGCCATCATCCCTGCTATCACACGTTCAAGGCCGAGTCCTATATCGGCGCGCCGATCATCGTCGACGGTCAGTATTTCGGTACGCTGAGTTTTTCCAGCACGGACCCGACCCGGGCCGACTTCAATGACATCGACGTCGAATTCATGCGCCTGTGCAGCCGCTGGATCGGGTCGACACTCACACGGGCGCAAGCCGAACAGGATCGCGAAGCGCTGATCGAACGCTTCAGCCGCCTCACTCAGCACCTCCCCGGCATGGTCTACACCTTCCAGCGGGCAGTGGATGGACGCGTGTGGTTTCCCTACGCCAGCGACGGCATCGAGGAGGTCTACGGCATCACCGCGGACCAGGCCGCACGCGATGGCACGCTGGCGATCGAGCGCATCCACCCGGACGATCAGCAGGGTATCGTCGACAGCATCGACCAGTCTGCGCAGTCGCTCAGCGTCTGGCGCGGTGAATACCGCGTGGCGCATCCCCGGCTGGGCGAGATATGGGTCGCCGGCTTCGCCAGTCCACAGCGCCTCGAAGAAGGCGACATCGTCTGGTATGGCTTTATTGGTGATGTGACCGCGCGCAAGCACATCGAGCTGACCCTCGAGCGCGAACGCTGGCGGCTGGCTTCGATCATCGAAGGCACGAATATCGGGACCGGCGAATGGAACATCCAGACCGGTGAGTGCGTGTTCAATGAACGCTGGGCGCAAAGCATCGGGTATCGTCTCCACGAGCTGGAACCGATCACCATCGAAAGCTGGCGGGCCCTGGTCCACCCCGATGATCTGGCGATCCTGCAACAACGGGTGGCGCACCATTTCAACAGCCCGGAGGAATACTTCCAGGCGCGCTACCGGATGCGCCACAAGGACGGACACTGGGTCTGGATGCTCGGTCGCGGACGGGTGGTCAGTCATGACGAGTCGGGTCAGCCACTTCTGATGGCCGGGACCCACGCCGACATCAGTGATGAAGTGCGGCGTACCGAAGAGATCCGTCAGGCACGGGCATCGTTGCGGGCGGTCATCGACGCCTCGACCGAGGTGGCGATCATCACCACAGACCTCGATGGCATTGTCACGCTGTTCAATAGCGGAGCCGAGAAGCTGCTCGGATACCGGCCCGACGAGGTGATCGGCAAGACCACGCCGGAGCGGTTTCATCTGCCGAGCGAAGTCGAACGCCGTGCCGCCGCGCTGGAGCAGGAGCTGGGCGAACGCCTGACCGGCATGGATATCTTCCTCGCCAAGGTCCGCGCCGGTCGACCGGAAACCCTGCCCTGGACCTTCATTCGCAAGGATGGGACGCAGCGACTGGTCAACCTGACGGTAACGCGCATGGCCGATGAACATAATCAGCCGACCGGCTTCCTCGGCATCGCCACCGACATCACCGAGTTGATCCAGGCGACCCGGGCACTGCAGAAGAGCGAATCGCGCTATCGAAGCATGGTCGACAACCTGCCCGGCGCAGTTTATCGCTGCCAGAACGACCCCGACTGGACCATGCAGTATCTCAGCGAAGAAATAGAGACCATTACCGGCTACCCCTCTAGCGACTTCATCGACAACCGCGTGCGCAGCTATTCCAGCATCGTGCATCCTGACGACCTGACGATAACCTACGGCGCACAGGAACAGATCAACCAGCGCGGCAGCTTCGAACTGAGCTATCGGATTGTTCACGCTGCCGGGCACGAGGTGTGGGTGCGGGAAAAGGGCCGTGGTGAATTCGACTCGCAGGGTCGGCTTCTCTGGCTGGGTGGCTTCATCTGGGATGCGACCGAACAGCAGCGCATCGAGCAGATGAAGTCGCAGTTCGTCTCCACCGTCAGCCACGAGCTGCGCACGCCGCTGACCGCCGTGTCGGGCGCGCTGTCGCTGTTGGCCGGCGGTGCGCTAGGGGAGATTCCGGCGCCGATGCAACGGCTGCTCGACATCGCTCAGCGCAACAGTCTGAACCTGAACAACCTGATCAACGACCTGCTCGACATGGACAAGCTGACGCTGGGCAGGATGCATTTCGACATGCGCGTACAGCCTCTGGCACCGCTGATCGAACAGGCGCTGGAGGCCAACCGCAGCTACGCCGCGCCCTATCAGGTCAGCCTGCAGGCGGGCCGCATCGACGCTGTGTCGGTCAATGTCGACGCGCAGCGGCTGGGCCAGGTTCTGGCGAACTATCTGTCGAACGCAGCGAAGTATTCGCACGAGCAGGGCGTAGTGACCGTCGAGGCAGTGATCGAGGGCGAGTCGGTTCGCGTCAGCGTGATCGACCACGGCGAAGGCGTCCCCGCCGCAGCGCAACCGCTGCTGTTCAACAAGTTCATCCAGGCCGACAGCTCAGATACCCGCCGGCGGGGTGGAACCGGGCTCGGGCTGGCGATCAGCCGCGAACTGATTGAGCGCATGGGCGGCCGGGTCGGTTTCCTGTCCACCCCGGGGCAGGGGTCGACCTTCTGGTTTACGCTGCCGATCGAGGCGGTTCAAGTAGGCCTTCCCGATACGCAGGATGATCGGAGCGAACCACAATGA
- a CDS encoding SDR family NAD(P)-dependent oxidoreductase gives MTSDRFNLAGKTALVTGASSGLGEHFALILSQAGARVVLAARRIERLEALVQRIEGAGGQALAVSMDVTDSDSIDAGFASAEAAFGSIDILVNNAGIGDPVPFLDMTEGNWRSMLDTNLDGAWRVAHRATVAMAKTGTGGSVINIASILGLRVGTALSHYAVAKAGVVQLTKAMALELARHNIRVNAIAPGYFRTEMNGDYFDTEKGQQYIRSKVPMRRLGQLEELSGPLLLLASEAGSFMTGSVLNIDGGHLTNSL, from the coding sequence ATGACTTCGGATCGTTTCAACCTGGCAGGAAAAACCGCCCTGGTCACCGGCGCGTCCAGCGGTCTGGGCGAGCATTTCGCATTGATTCTCAGCCAGGCGGGCGCACGCGTGGTGCTTGCGGCTCGCCGCATCGAGCGCCTCGAGGCGCTGGTCCAGCGTATCGAGGGTGCGGGCGGCCAGGCACTGGCGGTGAGCATGGACGTGACCGACAGCGACAGCATCGACGCCGGCTTTGCCAGTGCCGAGGCGGCGTTCGGGAGCATCGACATTCTGGTCAACAACGCCGGCATCGGCGATCCCGTCCCGTTTCTGGACATGACCGAGGGCAACTGGCGCAGCATGCTCGATACCAATCTCGACGGCGCCTGGCGCGTCGCGCATCGCGCCACTGTCGCCATGGCGAAAACAGGGACCGGTGGCAGCGTCATCAACATCGCATCGATCCTTGGTCTGCGCGTCGGTACCGCACTCAGCCACTACGCCGTGGCCAAGGCCGGCGTAGTGCAGCTGACCAAGGCCATGGCGCTGGAACTGGCGCGGCACAATATCCGAGTCAATGCCATTGCCCCCGGCTACTTTCGCACCGAGATGAACGGTGACTATTTCGACACGGAAAAGGGCCAACAGTACATCCGCAGCAAGGTACCTATGCGCCGTCTCGGCCAGCTCGAGGAGCTCAGCGGTCCGTTGCTGCTGCTTGCCAGCGAAGCCGGTTCGTTCATGACCGGCAGCGTCCTCAATATCGACGGCGGACACCTCACCAACAGCCTCTGA